Proteins co-encoded in one Malus sylvestris chromosome 7, drMalSylv7.2, whole genome shotgun sequence genomic window:
- the LOC126630007 gene encoding zinc finger protein ZAT9-like produces MALIVDQQSSFKHFCKICKKGFVCGRALGGHMRAHGIGDEGHIDDDDDPPSDWEDKLRGNVPATNKCMYALRTNPNRLKSCRVCENCGKEFLSWKSFLEHGKCGNSVDAESLVSSPGSDEEDGGGGGRRGCGWSKRKRSFRAKVGNFSPHCPSSEEEDLANCLMMLSNATVDPMEAEPEESCASASKEEERRNPMNIMTPVSRGVTIDNNKAKGVANKGLFECKACKKVFNSHQALGGHRASHKKVKGCFAARLDHLEDSMADDDVITHEEFLPNKPNSTLQFDHGSNNPSVYTSKRKSKVHECSICHRIFSSGQALGGHKRCHWITSNATTDTSTLVKFHEFQESLEQQMMNQRSKFDASDPLDLKLDLNLPAPVDENGGGKRERPNPPSLDVSTDFFLQPWTGTKEEDNPHHHSHHQNDNDNLNNDDYNNNNNNNNNNSTDVSMQNVVDEGDSKVKLAKLSELKDITNSGGSSPWLQVGIGSTTDVGAEP; encoded by the coding sequence atggctTTGATTGTCGACCAGCAATCAAGCTTTAAACACTTCTGTAAAATATGCAAGAAAGGTTTTGTGTGTGGTAGAGCGCTAGGAGGGCACATGAGGGCACATGGAATAGGGGATGAAGGTCACATTGACGACGACGACGATCCTCCGAGTGATTGGGAGGACAAACTCCGCGGCAATGTACCCGCTACCAACAAGTGCATGTATGCTCTAAGAACAAACCCTAATCGCCTAAAAAGCTGCCGGGTTTGTGAGAATTGTGGTAAAGAGTTCTTATCTTGGAAATCCTTCCTTGAACATGGCAAATGTGGTAATTCTGTAGATGCCGAGTCCCTTGTGTCCTCGCCAGGCTCTGATGAGGAGGATGGGGGTGGTGGTGGCCGGCGAGGATGTGGGTGGTCAAAAAGGAAGAGATCTTTCAGAGCCAAAGTGGGAAATTTTAGTCCGCATTGCCCATCAAGTGAGGAAGAGGACCTTGCCAATTGCTTAATGATGTTGTCCAATGCCACGGTGGATCCAATGGAGGCAGAACCAGAAGAATCTTGTGCTTCAGCCAGCAAAGAAGAGGAGCGAAGAAACCCTATGAACATCATGACTCCTGTTTCACGTGGGGTGACAATTGACAACAATAAGGCTAAAGGGGTTGCCAATAAAGGTCTGTTCGAATGTAAAGCATGCAAGAAAGTATTCAATTCCCACCAAGCATTGGGCGGTCATAGGGCTAGTCACAAGAAAGTTAAAGGGTGCTTTGCTGCCCGTCTTGATCATCTTGAAGATAGTATGGCGGATGATGATGTCATCACACATGAAGAGTTCTTACCCAATAAACCCAATTCAACCCTACAATTTGACCATGGGTCGAATAATCCATCCGTTTATACCTCAAAGAGAAAATCTAAGGTGCATGAATGTTCAATATGCCATCGGATATTCTCATCAGGACAGGCATTGGGCGGGCACAAGAGGTGTCATTGGATCACATCCAACGCCACGACAGACACGTCTACTCTAGTCAAGTTCCATGAATTTCAAGAGAGTTTGGAGCAGCAAATGATGAACCAAAGGTCTAAGTTTGATGCTTCGGATCCACTTGATCTGAAGCTCGATCTTAATCTACCTGCTCCGGTGGATGAGAATGGAGGAGGTAAAAGAGAGCGTCCCAATCCACCAAGCTTGGATGTCTCTACAGATTTCTTTTTACAACCATGGACTGGGACAAAGGAGGAGGACAATCCCCATCACCACTCCCACCACCAAAACGACAATGACAACCTTAACAACGAtgattataataataataataataacaacaatAATAACAGCACTGATGTTTCAATGCAGAATGTAGTTGATGAAGGAGACAGTAAGGTGAAGTTAGCAAAGCTAAGTGAACTAAAGGATATTACCAACAGTGGGGGCTCCTCACCATGGTTGCAGGTGGGAATTGGTTCAACAACTGATGTAGGAGCTGAACCATAA